The following proteins are encoded in a genomic region of Acidobacteriota bacterium:
- a CDS encoding CHRD domain-containing protein, with protein MNKKLNLSILIAVAVLAFSGAARAETFFAYLNGAQENPAVATSATGYARVFLNESTLTINYTVVYNGLSAAQNAGHIHSAALGVNGPVAIAFPVVGGTSGTITGTSAITAPQIATLRANGMYVNIHTSAFPGGEIRGQLGKKRPVDFDGDGRQDFSVLRFPAAGSPRPITFWNYNSTTGTQIFGTWGNSQTDYPAPGDYDGDGRDDFALFRANAIGAQSEFWIIKSSDFTVRYFAWGIGGDIVCARDFDGDGITDPAVFRRGASAGAPSTWYIRRSSNGTVQTELFGTTGGTANDQDFPIPGDYDGDGKYDVAVYRAGALTPTNSFIVKRSSDGGITYRQFGNFVSDYILPGDYDGDGKFDYAVARTGATSTTPMFWWILQSGTGTVRVQPWGITSDFPVQGDYDGDARTDVAVFRQGAAAGAASHFWVLGSFSNSTQVTQWGVNPDFPIARFDSR; from the coding sequence ATGAATAAGAAACTGAATTTATCGATATTGATCGCGGTCGCGGTGCTGGCATTTTCAGGAGCCGCTCGAGCCGAGACTTTCTTCGCGTATCTTAATGGTGCCCAAGAGAATCCTGCGGTCGCCACTTCTGCGACCGGCTATGCCCGGGTCTTTCTAAATGAATCGACGCTGACGATCAATTACACGGTGGTCTATAACGGGCTCTCGGCTGCCCAAAATGCCGGACATATTCATTCCGCAGCACTAGGCGTAAACGGGCCAGTGGCTATTGCTTTCCCGGTGGTCGGCGGCACGTCGGGCACCATAACCGGGACCTCTGCAATAACGGCACCCCAGATCGCGACGCTTAGAGCTAACGGAATGTACGTCAATATCCACACATCAGCGTTTCCCGGCGGCGAGATCCGCGGCCAACTCGGCAAGAAGCGGCCGGTCGATTTTGACGGCGACGGACGCCAGGATTTCAGCGTACTTCGATTTCCGGCGGCGGGCAGCCCGAGACCGATAACATTTTGGAATTATAACAGCACGACCGGAACACAGATCTTTGGCACGTGGGGCAACTCCCAGACCGATTATCCTGCACCGGGAGATTACGATGGGGATGGGAGAGATGATTTTGCCCTGTTTCGGGCAAACGCTATCGGAGCACAGAGCGAGTTTTGGATAATAAAATCATCTGATTTTACCGTAAGATATTTTGCCTGGGGTATTGGAGGAGATATTGTATGTGCCCGAGATTTTGACGGTGACGGCATTACCGACCCGGCGGTATTCAGACGGGGTGCATCGGCTGGAGCTCCATCAACATGGTATATACGCCGCAGTTCTAATGGAACCGTACAGACCGAGTTGTTTGGTACGACCGGTGGGACTGCCAACGATCAGGATTTCCCGATCCCGGGCGATTATGACGGTGACGGTAAATATGATGTGGCAGTATATCGTGCCGGTGCATTGACGCCGACGAATAGTTTTATCGTCAAACGAAGTTCGGACGGAGGCATAACATATCGACAGTTTGGCAATTTCGTGTCCGATTATATTTTGCCCGGCGACTATGACGGTGACGGGAAGTTTGACTACGCTGTCGCCCGCACCGGTGCAACGTCCACGACCCCAATGTTTTGGTGGATATTGCAGAGCGGAACGGGAACCGTTCGTGTTCAACCATGGGGAATCACGTCCGACTTTCCGGTACAGGGCGACTACGATGGTGATGCCCGAACGGACGTCGCGGTTTTCCGTCAGGGTGCAGCAGCCGGTGCAGCGAGTCATTTTTGGGTTTTGGGGAGTTTTAGCAATTCGACCCAAGTAACGCAGTGGGGAGTGAATCCGGACTTTCCAATTGCAAGGTTCGACTCGCGCTAA